aaccgaacaaGAAAAACAGAACCGAACTAACTACGGTTCGGTATATACAATCGAAAAATCAAATACCGAAGTATCGAAACGAAGTTCTTAGAAACCGAACTGAAATACTGAATGCCCACACTTACTTAGATTTCCCCACATCAATTCACAGTTCAAATTATATTTCTACCATTAAGTTTTATGCAGCAAACATGATAAATTCAATGGCATCCGTAAACAGGTGCTTGCCAACCCGTGAATGTTAAAAGTTAACACAAATGATTAGTCAGATCAGGTCCCTTTCATTGTGACATGTCCATCATTTTGGTGAGTGGATTTTTGCTTATCAGGATCATATTTTCTCGAATATAGGTTCATAGTTCAGCATTGTTGCAATGACATTGCAACGCCATTTGCAATTAGTGACGTCAGTTCTCCAGCCTAATTTCAAAAGCTTCTGTTCTTGAAAGAATCCTTTCATGTTAATCAACTTCTAGTTTTACAAAACTTACAAGTCCTTCCGACTACCATATAAAAGAAACGGAATTAGTACACAAAATTCGTGAAAATGATGAAGAGCTTTACCTCATCAGAGCACAATTTTAGACCCTCTAGATTAGGAGAAAACTTGAGCAATAATATCATAACTTGCATAAAACCTTCATCAACTCCCACTTCCAGCTTTAAGGACTTCAGCTTACAAAAGGAAATGGGAGAGAGCCTTTCTTTGCTAGTCGCTTCGTACAGACCCTACAGAAGTAAAAATACAAGAAATGAGAGTTTCTCTTATAACCAAGAAGTGTGAAActtattatgattttttttatagTGAGATATTTATTAGTAAAGAGACTAATTGAAAAGCTACCGACAAGCTCTCCAAACGACTTAGAAATACTTGATGTATTATTTTTTAGATAAGTACTTAGACTgtaatttattatttatttattttttgtaagGACTTAGACTGTATGTTTAAAAAATATACTCAGTATTCAAAAATTGTACGTACAGTGTGTATATTTTTTTAATACTCCTATTTCCCTTATGAAGAGAAAACTTTACCGAAATGGAAGACGTGCATAGCTTCAAAACTGATGTAGAAGGAAACTCCTTGATCATCTTATGCACAAATATGCCAGTGTCTTCAACTGAGCGGATTGTATCGGTAAAGACGATATGAACATCTTCTATTGAAAGCAGATTCTTGATGATTATGTCCTTTGGCATTGAAGCTTCATATTTTAAGAACTTGAGATTGGGACAAGAGATTTTGACTTCACAATTGCCATAAACCTCCACATATTCACAATCGCGATAACACTTCACATTACAACAGTGCGTTGCAACAGTAAGATAAATAAGAGATGTTGAAGTAATATCAAGAAGTGTCATTCATGTAAGATCAAAGTTTCAAGAAGATGACATTTTGAGAACAAGCAACTTGTCAAATGCTCATCTGAAAACTCGACCTCCTCAAGATGAAGCAATTTCAGGTGATGAAGTCCAAAATGATTAGGCAGTTTAAGTATGTTCCCAGACAGGTGTAGCTTTAAAACTTGCAAAGATTCACAAGTTACAAGACAATATGGCAACTCAAATGGCTCATCAAGAGAAAATTCTAACACAAGTTGTTGAACATTTCGCCTTGTCGCGGCATGAATCCACCGAAAAATAGCCATCTTATCAAAGACACCATCGATAGCACCACAACAGAGAAGAAAACGAACAAGCTTAGTCGCCCTTTGGGAAATTAAGACCACATTGATAAAATTTTCAATTTTCTGAGCGTTTCCCAAATAACAAGCTTCATGTTCCCAAATTTTTcgattttcttgaaaaaaaagtATCAAGATCAAAGTGCAAGTAAGGCATTGTAGTCCATATGTATTACCATCTTTTAGACAACACACTCAACTGAACCACATCAAAAATAAAGAGTGATGAAAGGATTTTGTGGAGTATATCATCTGGCAATGAGCTTATTCTATCTAACCCTTCACTTGTACTGCTGGAAATCATGGATTTTCTTGTTGATGTttccattatgtgtatatatatatatatatatatatatatatatatatatatatatatatatatatatattccgatTTGAATGATTACAAAGCAGAAAATAGGAACAAATTACCTTGCCTTGAGAACTAGTCTCTATGAGCCCTAGCAACGAAACACATGTTTGGCCCTTCCTTCTTCTACTTGCCTCTATGTTGAGGTTTCCCCgcctttggaaaaaaaaaatctatcgtTTACAAGGTGTAGAATATATATTCTATAAACTAAACTAATCTCTCCCTAGTCCCTACCACCATGGGTGCGTTAGCATTTCAATTGAGAAATGTCAAATTCACGGTgagctaaaaaaaaaatttatattaAGAAAACAATAAATGTAGCGGAAAATGCTCAAATATGTAATCTAACTAttgaaaatgactcatttatgccacttatcaatagtttgactcatttatgccatcgaactatagaaaatgactcatttatgccatcaaactatagaaaatgactcatttatgccactcaccaatattttgactcatttatgccatcgcccgttactaaaatgactcatccatgccatattTCATTAAAACTGGTTTTACAATATcatatatgacacgtggcctccaactagattatggttgtgggtgtgTAAGGTGTGTGAGttggattttttattaatttggaatttaaaattgggctggtttaattaaatgacgtagacctctaattggaggtcacgtgtaatatctggtattataaaattGGCGTTAataaaaaatggcatggatgagtcattttagtaacgggcgatgacataaatgagtcaaactattgatgagtggtataaatgagtcatttcctacaGTTCGATAGCATgaatgagtcatttcctatagttcgatggcataaatgagccaaattattgacgagtggcataaatgagtcatttccgataattAGAttacatatttgagccttttccgtaaatATAATGTGGAGTCTACTAAAATATTATTATTTGATTATTTATTTAATACTTTTTTTAGAATCGAGCAATATTAAAGAGGCATACAATACTTCTTTAATGCTAaggaatctatatataatataaagctaggcatagacaaggtgatgtggcacctctctatgccctagaatgctatttatcttttttgtcatttttttgagTTCTTTtctattccccccccccccccccccccctcatctCCCCTTTTCCAATAATTATTTACTCCTATTTATTATTGTAATAGATGAGGCATTGAAGAATTGTGAGGGGCAACGAAGAGTCACGGTAAAAGGGTAGCAAAGAGTCATATTTTATCCCCCAAAAGTATTTCTTTTCCTATCGACAATTGATCTGAAGAGGTGTAAAAGAACATTAAAATCTGCCCATTTGCATTCAGCTCATAATTTCCATTAAATGCAAAAGTAAAGACAAACTCTTTCTCTAACGTTAAAGTTCATGTATAAAATGAAAAAGTATTCCAGAAAAACAAGGACAACACAAAACCCTTCCAGTCCTTCTCTTTTTGGATACTATCAGGTAATGCTTCCATTGTTAATCATATTTTTTGCTTTGTATAGTAATGGCCAAAACTTCTTTGAAATATCAAGCCTAAAATGCTTCATATAATAAAGTTCTTATGAGCTTGGTATGGTAAACTTATATGGTTCTTTTTATGCTGGCTTGATAAAATGCTACGATGTTGTATTGTATTAAGTATGTCAGTTGTTAGTTCTTTTCCTATTGATGTCAGCAATTTCTTTTTTGTCAAGTTGTTTAGTTTGTGATAAAATATACGATAATTTTGATTGTTAGTTAATTTTGTTTATATTGATATGTGGTTTAATCTGTTTACAAACTAAAATTTGCTCCTTCACTATGACCATTGAGATGTAATAATATGGCAGTTTTTCTTTGTTTTTACATGATTTTGAGAGAGTAGATAACAGTCGGAATCAAACCATGAGACGGGATGGTGATAACAATATAATAAAAGAAAGCTTGCATTGagttttttcatttttccttctcaatttctaatttatttcaaTTTTAACTTGACTGTCTCTGTTTTATCTAATTGAAAAAATGTTAGCACATGTTTATCAGTTACATATTCTACATTTCTATTTTGCTATGACATGACTACTTGTAGGAGAATAAAATTTGTCTAATACAGGTAAAGTTATGATATTTTATTTGACTTACGTATcagaaactttttttttcttcttaattttgCCTCTAATTAAATGTGACAAATAAATTGGAACGGAGACCGACAACTTGACAAGGAACAGTAGGACAGAGCAGCTCTATAGTCATATAAAGTGACTAACTGGTTAAGCATCATAAGTGCATTTGATCAAACTAAAACTCATAAGATATTCCAATACTATAAGTGTAACAAATGAAAAACAGAAGTAAGCAAATAAATATCCCAAGTCACAATATCAATTATTACATTGACTTTATACCTCTATGCTTCGTGAAAATTCCGTACTTCCAAATTACCCAATTGATCCAAATTCTGCTGTATTTATTTCTGCGTTTATTTTCATTTACCTTAAAATACATTTAATATGAttaaaacgtttttttttttttttgacaaagcTTATTAAAGAGTTCAACAACCAGTACCACTACTAAGGGAAAGCTCAATTATTCCACATTAATGGAGGTACTAACATCCTCTAGAAAATTAATCAAGTTGTCCATGAAGATAAACTACTATACTTGTGATTTATcaagttataaaattattttttgtatGTACGTACATATTTTATCTCCTTGATCTTGGCTACATCCACAAAAGTATTTTATAAATTTAGTTTGTTGCTTTTATAACTGCGCGAAGCGCGGTCACGTACACTAGTCAATTGTGATAAGAAGATACTCTCCAAAACCACACGAAGAAAAGTTAGCAAGCGGCAAAGCTATTGATATTCATAAAAGATAAGTCAACGTATAATCTAAGATAACGCTGATAGCTTTTAGTGTATAACCCCATTATGAAACCAGCCGAAAGCGGCCTTTGGTACTTATGTAGTTAAGGTTTAAAACCCTTGCAACAGTGATACAAAGCCGTTTGCTTGTTTCCAAACCCTTTGCCTTTCTTTTGAATCAAAGTAGATCGTGACTATTGTATTTTAGTCAGTCGGGAAAGCGGTAGCTTCGCGCTCCGCTTCTCTCGTGCTTGCTTGCATGAAGGCTTAAAGCCCTTTTCGCTAGGTCCAAAAGATTTGATCCAACAAAAATTCAGCACTGAGTGTAGCTGATATACGGTTACGGCTAGCCGATCATATCATtccaacaaatatatatatatatatatatatatatatatatatatatatgcatagagAGATCCCTAGATATATAGATATAATAGATGTTCATAGATAGACAGACATTCCATTGATTCTTCATTTTTGGGCTGAAAAAGCTCGTCGATCCAAATGAATCATTCTTCTGGTCTTAATTTAGTGAAACAGTAAATGTACGGGCAGGTTGATTGAATaataaaattgtaaaaaaatTATGAAGTAGTATTCACTTTTAGAATGTATAAgatataataaaaatatatgttCCCTATATTTTAacttatgtgaacctatttttcTTAGTCTATTTAGAAAATTAATTACCccttttaatttaaaaataatctAATTTAAATTTTTCATTCTACCCTTAATAGGAAtcttttataaccacacaaatattatgGCATCTTTAAGGTCATAAGTTTCAAAAAGCCTTACAAACACAAATATGTTGTGGCATGTTCAAATAAGTTCCAAAAAGTTCTATTTTTTTCCCTTAAATTCCATAGGGATGGCAATTGGGGCGGGGCGCGGTAGGGCAAACACTTAATAGGGCAGGGCAGGGCAACACTTAAACATGGCGGGGCAAAACTTGTTTTTTTGAAAATTATAAGAGAAAATTACATCATAAGTCACTATACAAGAATTAAGAACACAAATAGCACaacttttcatattctacaaaAAGAACACTATTTATTACATTTATAACATTTGAAAATAAATATGTGATGAATGGGAATGTCCCCTAAATCAGGGAgtgatatcttttttttttttcatttatccaTCATTTATTTCTCTGATTTAAGGataaatatctaccaacttatctATCTTCTTCAACCAATTCCACCTCCTATTACTCATCCCTCTATTCTTTCATTTTATTTATAAAATCCGAAAGATAATTATTACATGAGGTATAACTGCATACAATATTATTTAGTTCACACACAAAATTATACGaggtatataaaattaattatacaaGGTATGATATAATTATACAAGTTATAATAAAATTATTGAATATTATTATGTGTAtaataattttattataaaacCCATTTCCTACCGTGTTGAATCAGAACTACTATTTATATGAAAATAATTATACAAGGTATGATATAATTATACAAGGTATATAAAATTATTATACAGGGTATAATAAAATTATACAAATATTATTCTGTGTATAATAATTTTATTATACTACCCATTTCCTACCGTGTTGAATCAGAGCTACTATTTACTCCTCCATGGGTAAACAATGAAACCAGAGTAGAATAGGAAGGAAGTGGAAAGAAAATTATTGTACTTATGTTCCACATCTCATTTTTCATTATGTTGAATCAAAACTGGGATTTTAATTATCCATATATGATTAATCAAATAAGGCCAGAATAAGGAGAAAGTGGAAAATTAAAAGAAGAACGTTAATTAGTATAGGAGTAGTTAATCGTAAAGAAG
The sequence above is a segment of the Lycium barbarum isolate Lr01 chromosome 6, ASM1917538v2, whole genome shotgun sequence genome. Coding sequences within it:
- the LOC132645815 gene encoding uncharacterized protein LOC132645815 isoform X2, giving the protein MTLLDITSTSLIYLTVATHCCNVKCYRDCEYVEVYGNCEVKISCPNLKFLKYEASMPKDIIIKNLLSIEDVHIVFTDTIRSVEDTGIFVHKMIKEFPSTSVLKLCTSSISGLYEATSKERLSPISFCKLKSLKLEVGVDEGFMQVMILLLKFSPNLEGLKLCSDENGGWTENRQMHDPDESLACLESHLKSIQLTGFKGEENEIELLRFFLKHARVLEKLMIVWEEGAYKSEEASEKGLYHVARTVRLSPVSFYKLKSLKLEVVIHEESMQVMILLLKYSTNMEVLKLWSDEMRV
- the LOC132645815 gene encoding uncharacterized protein LOC132645815 isoform X1 — its product is MTLLDITSTSLIYLTVATHCCNVKCYRDCEYVEVYGNCEVKISCPNLKFLKYEASMPKDIIIKNLLSIEDVHIVFTDTIRSVEDTGIFVHKMIKEFPSTSVLKLCTSSISGLYEATSKERLSPISFCKLKSLKLEVGVDEGFMQVMILLLKFSPNLEGLKLCSDENGGWTENRQMHDPDESLACLESHLKSIQLTGFKGEENEIELLRFFLKHARVLEKLMIVWEEGAYKSEEASEKGLYHVARTVRLSPVSFYKLKSLKLEVVIHEESMQVMILLLKYSTNMEVLKLWSDENVDESVNWQLLDLDESIVCLESHLK